The window ACCACCGCCAGCGGCGCGGTCACCGTGACGGGCGCCCTGAACGTGAAGGACCAGGCGCTCAGCATCTCCATTCCCTGACGTCCATCCACAGACACCCATCGATACCCACATGAACCAGACGCTCCGCAAGGCCGCGCTCGCCGCGGCCTTGGTCCTGGCGGCTACCCCCGCCTCCGCGCAGACCCCGGATTCCGCCTTCGCCGTGAGCAAGAGCGGGGCGAGCCTGTTCCGTGTGAACGTGGACGCCGGCTCCTCCTTCGGCGGCACCTACGACAGCGACCCCTCGGGTACTGGAATTCCGGTGGAGGGCGCGGGAACGCGTATGATGTGGTATCCGCGGAAGGGCGCCTTCCGCGCCGGCGGCATCAGCGGCACGCAGTGGGACGCCGCCAACATCGGCTCGTACTCGGTGGCCGCGGGACAGGACGTGCGCGCCAGCGGCGACAACGCCACGGCGTTCGGCATCCGGGCCACGGCGGCCCAGGTCAGCAGCTTCGCGGTGGGCGAGGACGTCACGGCCAGCGGCGCCGCCTCGGTCGCCATGGGCTACCACGCGCACACGAACGCGCGGCAGGGCTCGTTCGTCTTCTCGGACCGCTCGTCGGTAGACACGCTGCGGGCGGGCGTGAACCACTCGGCCAACTGGCGGGTGAGCGGCGGGTTCCGGATCTTCACCAGCAGCAACCTGAGCACCGGCGTGACCCTCCAGTCCGGCGCCACCGTCAGCAACTGGGGCCAGGCGAGCGCGGTGATCAGCACCAGCACGGGTGCCTATCTCTCCACCAGCGGCGTGTGGACCAACAACTCCGACGTGCGCCGCAAGTACGCCTTCGAGCGGGTGGCGGGCGAAGACGTGCTGACCCGGCTGCGGTCCGTGCCCATCACCACCTGGAGCTACAAGGTGGACGATACCGGCGTCCGCCACCTGGGCCCCATGGCGCAGGACTTCCACCGTGCATTCGGGCTGGGCAACGACTCGGTGACGGTGAACTCGGTGGACGAGAGCGGTGTGGCGCTCGCCAGCATCCAGGCGCTCGACGCACGCTCTGCGACGCAGCAGCAGATCATCGCGGCGCAGCAGGCCCGCATCGACGCGCTAGAGCACGAGGCCGCCGCGCAGCGCGCCCGTGCGGACGACCTGGCCCGCCGCCTGGAGCGCATCGAGGCGGTGCTCGCCGCCCAGCCCGCGCCGGCCGCCAAGCCGTAGCCGGGACCGTCCTCACCGCGTCCTCGTCCGGAGGAACGGCCGGGCACGCGGGACAAGGAGAGGCCCGGCCGTCGCGAGACGCCGGGCTTCTTTCGTTTCGAGGGGGAGAACGATCGGGCCAATCGGGACGGATCACGGCACGGGCAGGTGGCCCCCTCCCCCAACCCCTCCCCCAAAACTGCCTGGGGGAGGGGAGCTTGCTCCACGGTGGGGTGGGTTCGTCGGGGTTCGAAGCTGGATAAGCTCAGTCGTTGCAAGTAGTTCTCCCCTCTCCCGCTTGCGGGGG is drawn from Longimicrobiaceae bacterium and contains these coding sequences:
- a CDS encoding tail fiber domain-containing protein, producing MNQTLRKAALAAALVLAATPASAQTPDSAFAVSKSGASLFRVNVDAGSSFGGTYDSDPSGTGIPVEGAGTRMMWYPRKGAFRAGGISGTQWDAANIGSYSVAAGQDVRASGDNATAFGIRATAAQVSSFAVGEDVTASGAASVAMGYHAHTNARQGSFVFSDRSSVDTLRAGVNHSANWRVSGGFRIFTSSNLSTGVTLQSGATVSNWGQASAVISTSTGAYLSTSGVWTNNSDVRRKYAFERVAGEDVLTRLRSVPITTWSYKVDDTGVRHLGPMAQDFHRAFGLGNDSVTVNSVDESGVALASIQALDARSATQQQIIAAQQARIDALEHEAAAQRARADDLARRLERIEAVLAAQPAPAAKP